The Methylomonas koyamae genome has a segment encoding these proteins:
- a CDS encoding FmdB family zinc ribbon protein, translated as MPIYEYQCNACGHEHEALQKLGAEPLVVCPACNEAELKKKISAAGFRLKGSGWYETDFKSGNKKNVAGESKAPEKSGGNSGGCGGSCACH; from the coding sequence ATGCCTATTTACGAATACCAATGCAACGCTTGCGGGCACGAACACGAGGCCCTGCAAAAACTGGGTGCCGAGCCTTTGGTGGTTTGCCCGGCCTGTAACGAAGCCGAATTGAAAAAGAAAATTTCCGCGGCCGGATTCAGGTTGAAAGGCAGCGGCTGGTACGAAACCGATTTCAAAAGCGGCAACAAGAAAAACGTCGCCGGCGAGAGCAAGGCTCCGGAAAAATCGGGCGGCAACAGCGGTGGCTGCGGCGGTAGTTGCGCCTGCCATTAA